The genomic segment GGTCTAACATAGATTGCCATAAAAGGTGATTCGAAGCCACTTTCCACAGCAGAAGGAAAACTCTAAAATGGATACGCATCTTCCAAATTCAAGCAGTATTCAGATAAGGCCACAATAGCTTCTCTTCCTTATAAAGATCTAAATTACAAACTATCGTAAATTTAACATGATTTGTATCAATGCACCTTTATGCATTTGGATGCATAATAACTTTACAATTTTTGTGTCTAAGTGTTTATTAACAAATAGGATTGTCCACTTTTGAGTTAttctaaatttaaattatttgtcAATATTTTTTAGCTAGCAAGTCATCTATatgtggctttttttttttttttggcaaaaacCATGTAAAAGCTTAGACCACGTTAATTGAGAAATAAAAATGGGAATTGGTTTTTGATCCAGCCCACTTTGATAACTTCTATAGAAATGTTAATTTCCGAAGATTTTGAGTTCTCGTAAAAAAGGGATCAAATCATATCTAAGAGAGGACTTGGATATCATTTTCTCAGCTGCAAGCTATGTTCCTATTATTAGCGATACTACTACACTGGTTATAATTATATTGGATTGTATATTGGACtataattatattaaaatatttttcccCTCTCCAGCATAATTCTATTAGATAATTTTTTAAGACTCTAGTTTGCACCGCACGGTGAAGTCGCACCCTGCGTCTTGGACTCCAAGGTGAAAGGGCCGGACTGCGCTCGACGCGAATCGAAGCCTCCCGAGGCCCGCCGGCGACCGTTTCCTCCTCGCTTCCATCCTCCACACATGCTTCGCTTCCTCCTCACCCGGTCCGCCTTCAGGAAGCCTCGCCGGAGCGCCGCAGCCGGCCTCCTTGTCCTCGCCGCCGCAGCTGGCGGCGCCACCATCGCTTCCTCTTCCAATGATTACCCGCGTAACCTCTTCTTTCCCTTCATCTCTCCTTAAACCCTTTGAAAATCCCAACTTtaatttctccttttctttcccttgcaGAAACAACTATCTCCGTCTCCTTCCCGTTCCGCCACTTCCTCTCATTGTCGACATCGGAATTCTTCTCGAAAGAATTTAGCCTCCGATCTCTCTTCTCGAACCCTGACGGTGGTCATAATCTCTCGAattctttttgttctttttttgtttcttagTTCGAGAAAGAGAGTTCGCTgaatcgattttttttttttttgtttctttaggGGCTTCTTTGCCGCATTTCGCTAGTTCTATTCCTTCAACAAATCCGGTTATGGAAAATTCTGGAGAAAACGAGGATGATTCGAGGTGCTGCCGGGGTTGTTTGGGCCGGAATACGATCGTCAAGGCGGCGGCTGCTGCCGGTCCAGCTGTTGTTAATATATCCGTTACACAAGGTGAGGATGTTAGCATTTTCGTCGTTTTGGGTcaatcttgattttttttttttttggttagattTTCTAAGAACACTTTGAATGTTAATTTCGTGAAATTGTTGCTTAGGTATTCATGGGCTGATGCTTGGGAAGAGTATTGGGTCTGGAACAATTATAGATCCCGATGGAACGATCTTGACGTGCGCACATGTTGTGGTAGACCATCAAAGCACAAGAAAGGATTTTAGAGGGAGGGTTAGTGCTGGAGCAACAATTGTTTGTTTTGTTAAAAGCTTTTTGGCTTGTATAGCTTAACTAATAATAATTttgataatagaaaataattttcgtGATAGAAAGTATGATGATGTAGAACAAACTTGTGCATTTGTTATAATAAAAGCATGAATGAAGAAGCAATTGAGTAGTGATGCTTTGTTGTTACATAAATATAGAAGAATTTAACTAAAACAAATAAGATTGTGTCAGTGAAATGTTGGGTTACAATTAAGATTAAATTGGATACCTTTAGCATCTATAATTTCCCTAAGAATTTACACTGATTGTTACCCATTTATGTTTACATATATAAACATATCATGTGGATTTTTAAATAGAATTGATTGAAATATTAGGCTTCATGTATGGCATTCTTAATATATGGTTTGTTTTCAAGGTAATCTAAAAGCAACAGCTTCAAATTTCAAAGTCATTTAAAAGCACAGTTTAGCAATCTTTTTCCGAGAACTGTACTTTCCAAAACCCTATTCTAGATAAATTTGGTCATCTTTTTGCATCATGGTTCCATTCTTCAATAGCACTAGTGTTAGTTATCTACCTAATGGAACAAAGTATTGGTTAGCACATTCATGTATTAAGCTACTCAAATCCTCCTTTATATTAGAAAAGTAAGAGCATTGTTCGGAATTGTGGATTTTGTCATCTATATGTCGTACCTAAGTTATGCTTTTGCTTTTGATAATCACAACAGATTAGTGTCACTCTACAAGATGGTCGAGAATTTGAGGGCACTGTGGTTAACGTCGATTTACATTCTGATATTGCTTTGCTGAAGATCAAATCCAAAACTCCTTTACCTACAGCAAAACTTGGGTTATCATCTAAGCTTCGTCCAGGTGACTGGGTTCTTGCTCTGGGATGCCCACTTTCTCTACAAAATACAATCACATCTGGCATTGTAAGGTAATTCTCTTGGATAATTTTCTCTTAAGAGTTGTAAATTCTTGTCATGTGGAGTATGAAGTAATAATCTTATGGACATTGTGAAATAGAATTGCAAGCCCTTTGACTTATATTTTATCTGTCTTGGACCAATTATCCATCATTTGCCTTATGTTCTAATAATCTTTCCTGAGTAGGCAAGTTATATAACTTAATGCTGATTGTTGGTCAAGGGATATGACTTCttgcttgtttttcttcttgttttatgtAGTTGTGTTGATCGTAAAAGCATAGATTTGGGTCTTGGAGGAATTCGAAGGGAGTATTTGCAAACAGATTGTGCTATCAACCAGGCAAGCATATATTTCTTCTACGTTCTCTAACGAATTTCATACATCTAAATTTGTATTAGTATTTCATATCTTTTTATGATTTTCCTTTGTTGAAGGCCTTTGGTTTTAGCTCTAATATTTGGCTTATTGTACCTTTTACATTACCAGATAAACTATCAAGTGATTTTGTTGCATTGACCTAGCTTACGTTAGTATATATTTCCGTAGTGTGGGGCATGATGGTATTTTTTGCCTTGATGATAGGTATTGTTGTGAAGGAAAGAGATATGCGTGAAACCATGAGGGGGGTGTTCAGTTACTGGTTGATCATCCTAAGATTAAGGGTGATGTGAGTagaggtgatgagatcaccgcaTTTGATCATACCATGGTGAACCAATATGGTAGTGATCCCAAATCACTCCCACCCCTCAAATCACTGCCCATCCCAGTAATGGAAAATTTGTCCTTGAGGTTGGGTATCCAAGATCATCCTATGACAGTACTCTTGAGCTAAAATTTGAAGACAAAAATGCCCCTCtatttagtaaaaaaaattagtatatcAATATACCTAATATATTATagcaatattatatattatattatatttatatttatattacatatattgtatttatgatatatattttattataatatattattcgtTCATATTATTATCcaattataattttaaattataatagaaatataCTATTGTACTTTATGTTTATATTATAAATGTATCTAATATATTTCTcttattttccttcttttcgtaatcaaaataaatattagtattaaaataataataaattataagtataaataaaaatattaactctATAATAATgatcaatatatttttataagattaaaaatttataagattaataaatatattttatgaaatatatcATGATAAGATTTGGTATTATATGGTTAGTGATATTGGATTTCTATGAAATACCAAACAGGTTATTCGTGGATACCCGGAGATTTGGAACTTAGCATACCAAATACGGTGATCTTGGATCATCGGGGATCGAATTACCTTAGGATAAGGATCACCAGTGGTCTAAGATCACCTTGGTGACCCCATTTGGGGCACCAAATGCCATCTACAAGAAGGTTTTTGCATTACCTTCTTCCTATGTTTGATAGTTTTGTATTACAAAGAATTTTGTAAGGCGTGGCTGttgtattttataaatttttagagAAATTCCATAAACAAATTTTTAGAGAAATtccataaacataccttttaaaacattatttttaatgatATAAAGTCCATAGCAATTGCTATAGGATTTTTGTTGAAGCCAAAGTAGTACTTTTCAGTGCAAAGAAACCTTCAATTTTTTCTGAATGAGGAAGATGGCATATGTAATTTGACAAGTGACCTCTGACTAAAAGGATCATAATTGTAACAGCTCTAGCTGAAGTGAATGTCACTGCTAAAAGAAGTCTTTTGAGTTTTGTGAATAAAAATGATACTTCCTAATGCATTTGCTCTGGAGCAAGTACAATGAACTACCCAAGGAGGGCAAAGTGCGGTGTTTTTTTCACACACCCCTGAAAAGCAGTAGTAATGGTAAAATATTGTCCATTAAATACTCACAATTTTCTTTGAAAACTGCAAGTTTATTTCTGTGAAGCTAGGGCTTTGTTACATTTCAAAATCACCTCTCTCTCAATCTCTTGGGGGTCTCCATGATCCATCATTTTGTTCTTGTactattattctattttttttttttacctatgGAAGTTTTAATAAATAGGTGAATGACTGACTATTCATGCTATAGGGTAATTCTGGTGGGCCCCTTGTGAACCTTGATGGTGAGATTGTGGGAATTAATATTATGAAAGTTGCAGCTGCCGATGGTTTGAGCTTTGCAGTACCAATTGACTCAGTTGTTAAAATAATTGAGCAATTTATGAAGAATGGGTATGTTGGACATTTATGATTAATTTGCTTCTGATTGCTCTTCTTAAAACTTAATTGGCAGTTGCTCTTTTCAGTATGGTTTgtgctctttccttttctttttgaaattttcCTGCCTAGTAATTATTATCTGTATTGTGATATATGGCCttccttaattaaattgttgTGACCATTGAGATTTGGAAGATTTAAAGCCCTATCTCCCTAAGAATGAACTAGAATCAATGTCATTGTctaggaatctatagataatgGCCTGATTttaacatttagctttccaaggataaataaatagaatttcCTGTTTACATTTATTTTGTTTGTAAGAAACAGTGGATCtcaagatttatttatttttgggatTAAAGAGCTTAAACGTGTTTCCATAAATTCAATCACAGAATTTGATCACGTCTACCACCCAACATTTCTTTCAAAATGTAGATGGAAATCTGATCAAAACCTCTTTTGGGACTCAATCATGAAGATTGATTCTCATCAATTAAGCAGCaaggaagaatttcaagagttcgTAACTTTAAAATCATATAGTAGAACATGTCAAGCTATAGGTAGTGATGTGCTAATAAGTGATCAGCAAACTACTGTTGACATGCAGTCCATCAGCACTCAATCATGTGATTGGAAAAATGTAACCTTTCATGTGATAGGTAGTTATACTCTTTATTGAACTACTTCTGGACTTCATGTTTAATCATATATCTGTTTGCAATTATCTGTTACTTTTTGGTCTTCGGTGACTGTGGTTAAATGGGATATGGCTACTTGATTGTAGTCATAACcatctattttttatattttgaccTTCTTACCTTCTCGCCTAGTTCACATTGTTGTGGTTGCATAAAGTTgtgctatatatttttctccagTTTGTTTTTGACCTTACCCTTCATAATAAAACAATCTTAGCAATACTGCACAAGATCTTCTTGAAATTTCAATAGTTGCATCTTAACTTTCAAAAACTTAACAATATTATTTAACTCTGTGCAGAAGAGTGGTCCGGCCTTGGCTTGGACTAAAGATGCTTGACCTTAATGAAATGATCATTGCACAGATTAAAGAAAGAGATGCATTTTTTCCAGATGTAAGCAAAGGCGTGCTTGTGCCCATGGTATGCTTAT from the Phoenix dactylifera cultivar Barhee BC4 chromosome 14, palm_55x_up_171113_PBpolish2nd_filt_p, whole genome shotgun sequence genome contains:
- the LOC103715494 gene encoding putative protease Do-like 14 isoform X3, which codes for MLRFLLTRSAFRKPRRSAAAGLLVLAAAAGGATIASSSNDYPQTTISVSFPFRHFLSLSTSEFFSKEFSLRSLFSNPDGGASLPHFASSIPSTNPVMENSGENEDDSRCCRGCLGRNTIVKAAAAAGPAVVNISVTQGIHGLMLGKSIGSGTIIDPDGTILTCAHVVVDHQSTRKDFRGRISVTLQDGREFEGTVVNVDLHSDIALLKIKSKTPLPTAKLGLSSKLRPGDWVLALGCPLSLQNTITSGIVSCVDRKSIDLGLGGIRREYLQTDCAINQGNSGGPLVNLDGEIVGINIMKVAAADGLSFAVPIDSVVKIIEQFMKNGRVVRPWLGLKMLDLNEMIIAQIKERDAFFPDVSKGVLVPMVTPGSPAERAGFRPGDVVIEFEGKPVGGIKESRCHGI
- the LOC103715494 gene encoding putative protease Do-like 14 isoform X1, which translates into the protein MLRFLLTRSAFRKPRRSAAAGLLVLAAAAGGATIASSSNDYPQTTISVSFPFRHFLSLSTSEFFSKEFSLRSLFSNPDGGASLPHFASSIPSTNPVMENSGENEDDSRCCRGCLGRNTIVKAAAAAGPAVVNISVTQGIHGLMLGKSIGSGTIIDPDGTILTCAHVVVDHQSTRKDFRGRISVTLQDGREFEGTVVNVDLHSDIALLKIKSKTPLPTAKLGLSSKLRPGDWVLALGCPLSLQNTITSGIVSCVDRKSIDLGLGGIRREYLQTDCAINQGNSGGPLVNLDGEIVGINIMKVAAADGLSFAVPIDSVVKIIEQFMKNGRVVRPWLGLKMLDLNEMIIAQIKERDAFFPDVSKGVLVPMVTPGSPAERAGFRPGDVVIEFEGKPVGGIKEIIDIMGDKVGQPLKVLVKREKNRLVTLTVIPEEADPER
- the LOC103715494 gene encoding putative protease Do-like 14 isoform X2, with protein sequence MLRFLLTRSAFRKPRRSAAAGLLVLAAAAGGATIASSSNDYPQTTISVSFPFRHFLSLSTSEFFSKEFSLRSLFSNPDGASLPHFASSIPSTNPVMENSGENEDDSRCCRGCLGRNTIVKAAAAAGPAVVNISVTQGIHGLMLGKSIGSGTIIDPDGTILTCAHVVVDHQSTRKDFRGRISVTLQDGREFEGTVVNVDLHSDIALLKIKSKTPLPTAKLGLSSKLRPGDWVLALGCPLSLQNTITSGIVSCVDRKSIDLGLGGIRREYLQTDCAINQGNSGGPLVNLDGEIVGINIMKVAAADGLSFAVPIDSVVKIIEQFMKNGRVVRPWLGLKMLDLNEMIIAQIKERDAFFPDVSKGVLVPMVTPGSPAERAGFRPGDVVIEFEGKPVGGIKEIIDIMGDKVGQPLKVLVKREKNRLVTLTVIPEEADPER